The Oryzihumus leptocrescens sequence CACGCGCACGCGCACCCGGGCCGACTCGAACGCCTGGAGGCTGTCGACCCAGTCCAGCTCGGCCCGGCGCAGCACGGCGTCGTAGCCGGACTCCCGCAGCGTGCGGTAGCCGTGGCCGAGGTGCTCCAGGTAGGCGCTCATGGCCTCGTCGCACCACCCGAGGTACCACATGTTGAAGACCACGCCGAGGGAGTCGACCTCGAAGAAGCGCACGTCGACCGGGTAGCCGAAGGCGCTGTCGCCGCTCACTGCCCGTCCTCCGCCGCGAGCGGCTCGAGGATGGCGATGCACTCCATGTGGTGGGTCATCGGGAAGGCGTCGAACGCCCGCAGCGACCGTATGCCGTAGCCCGCCTCGCGCGCGTAGGCCACGTCCCGGGCGAGCGCGGCCGGGTCGCACGCGACGTAGGCGACCAGCCGCGGCCGCAGCGCGGCCACCTCGCGCACGACGTCGCGCCCGGCGCCGGTGCGCGGCGGGTCGAGGACCACCAGGTCGGCGCTCACCTGCTGCTGCAGCAGCGGCCGCAGGGCCCGGTCGACGCGGCTGCGCCGGACCTCCACCTGCGGGCGGGAGTGCACGTTGCGCCGGGCGTCCCGCACGGCGCGCTCGTCGGACTCGACCGCGAGCACCGCTCCGTCCTCCCCCACCGCGTCGGCGAGGGCGACCGCGAACAGGCCTACCCCGGCATACAGGTCGACCGCCCGCTCCCCCGGCTGCGGGGCCAGCTCGGCGAGGACGTGGCCGACGAAGGTGGAGGCGGCTCCGGGGTGCACCTGCCAGAAGCCGCGGGCGCCGACGCGGAAGTCCTCCGACCAGCCACCCGCCTCGACGTGCTCGCGCACGTGCGGCGCGGCCTTCTCCCCTGTCGGGAGCAGCACGGTCACCACACCGGGTCCGGCGCTGGGGGCGATCACGTCGACGGCGGTCGACCCGCGCCAGGTCCGCTCCAGGACGCCGCTGTCGACGACCTCCTGCGTGGCGATGAGGCAGTCGTCGACCGGGACGACGTCGTGCGAGCGGTGCTTGCGCAGCCCGGGACGCCCGTCCGTGTCGACGGCGAACTCCACCCGCGTGCGCCAGCGCAGGCCCTCGGTGTCGCCGGGCACCGGCTCCACCGGGACGTCGACCGTGAGGCCGGCCAGGCGCTGGAACTGCTCGGCCACGACGGCCGCCTTGAGCTCGCGGCTGTAGGCCAGGTCCGCGTGCTGGAAGTCGCAGCCGCCGCATCGCCCCGGCCCGGCGAACGGGCAGGGTGGGGTGACCCGGTGCGCCGAGGGCTGCAGGACCTCGACGGCGTCACCGCGCAGGAAGCGGTCGCCCTCCTTGCCCTCGGTGACCTCGACCCGGACCCGCTCCCCCGGCAGCGCGTGGCGGACGAACACCACCCGCCCGTCGTGCCGCGCGACGCAGTGCCCACCGTGGGCGACCGGGCCGACCTCGACGACGAACTGCACCCCGACCAGGGAGCCGCCCTGCGCGCGTTCGGTCACGAGCCCCGCCGGATGGAGCCGGCGCGCGGCCGGTCGAGGCGGTCCTCGACACCCTCGGAGGACCGCAGCTGCCACGGGACGCTGGCGACCATCACGCCAGGGGTGAACAGCAGGCGTCCCTTGAGGCGCAGGGCGCTCTGGTTGTGCAGCACCTGCTCCCACCAACGCCCGAGGACGTACTCGGGGATGTAGACCATGACCACGTCGCGCGGGCTGCCACGGCGGACCGACTTGACGTAGTCCACGACCGGGCGGGTGATCTCGCGGTAGGGCGAGTCGAGCACCTTCAGCGGCACCGGGATGTCGCGGCGGTCCCACTCCTGCTGCAGCGACCTCGTCTCGTCCGGCTCGACGTTGACGGTGATCGCCTCCAGCACCGAGGGCCGCGTGGCCCGGGCATAGGCCAGGGCCCGCAGCGTCGGCTTGTGGATCTTGGAGACCAGCACGACGGCGTGCACGCGCGAGGGCAGCAGCTGGGCGTCGGAGTCGGTCTCGGCGACGTGGAGCTCCTCGCGGACGCGCCGGTAGTGCCGGGAGATGGCCTGCATGAGGACGTACAGCACCACCATGGCGGCGATCGCGTAGCCGGCCCCCTTGACGAACTTCGTGGCCAGGACGACGAGCAGGACGGTGCCGGACATGACCGCGCCGATGCTGTTGATGATGCGGCTGCGCATCATCCGGGCCCGCACCTTGGGGTCGCGCTCGGTGCGCAGGTGGCGGTTCCAGTGCCGGATCATGCCGGTCTGGCTCAGCGTGAACGAGACGAAGACGCCCACGATGTAGAGCTGGATGAGCTTGGTGACCTCGGCGTTGTAGA is a genomic window containing:
- a CDS encoding acyl-CoA thioesterase, translating into MSGDSAFGYPVDVRFFEVDSLGVVFNMWYLGWCDEAMSAYLEHLGHGYRTLRESGYDAVLRRAELDWVDSLQAFESARVRVRVEHIGSTSFRLGYDIERTSPGERDGQSCAHVSITYVCVTVADRAKAPIPLGLRTALEQDRSGQGVDPAVPARPTCG
- a CDS encoding class I SAM-dependent RNA methyltransferase — protein: MTERAQGGSLVGVQFVVEVGPVAHGGHCVARHDGRVVFVRHALPGERVRVEVTEGKEGDRFLRGDAVEVLQPSAHRVTPPCPFAGPGRCGGCDFQHADLAYSRELKAAVVAEQFQRLAGLTVDVPVEPVPGDTEGLRWRTRVEFAVDTDGRPGLRKHRSHDVVPVDDCLIATQEVVDSGVLERTWRGSTAVDVIAPSAGPGVVTVLLPTGEKAAPHVREHVEAGGWSEDFRVGARGFWQVHPGAASTFVGHVLAELAPQPGERAVDLYAGVGLFAVALADAVGEDGAVLAVESDERAVRDARRNVHSRPQVEVRRSRVDRALRPLLQQQVSADLVVLDPPRTGAGRDVVREVAALRPRLVAYVACDPAALARDVAYAREAGYGIRSLRAFDAFPMTHHMECIAILEPLAAEDGQ